A part of Salvelinus alpinus chromosome 5, SLU_Salpinus.1, whole genome shotgun sequence genomic DNA contains:
- the lysmd2 gene encoding lysM and putative peptidoglycan-binding domain-containing protein 2 isoform X2, translating into MAEYSPVLPMRDGGARFGIGQPIFPRSRSGSESDSELSQSLARTKIRSYGSTASVAASLGEKYIEHRVTDSDTLQGIALKYEVTMEQIKRTNKLFSNDCIFLRNTLNIPVVSENSPFNGLSLESPDGDPQHQDFHPLSVGQDRDTEEDPSPPPAPGPGDKDSSSYKRPQPEELSAQDFLHRLDLQIKQSKQAARRLKEEEVRTCSPAKIKPISLG; encoded by the exons ATGGCGGAGTACTCGCCTGTCCTGCCGATGAGGGATGGTGGAGCGAGGTTTGGTATCGGACAGCCCATCTTTCCCCGGTCCCGGTCCGGTTCAGAATCCGATAGTGAACTGTCTCAGAGTCTGGCCCGAACCAAGATCCGGTCTTACGGGAGTACGGCTAGCGTCGCGGCTTCTCTCGGCGAGAAATACATAGAGCATCGGGTCACAGACAGCGACACTTTGCAGGGCATAGCCCTCAAATACGAAGTAACG ATGGAGCAGATCAAGAGGACTAACAAGCTGTTCAGTAACGACTGTATCTTCCTGCGTAACACCCTCAACATCCCTGTGGTCTCAGAGAACTCTCCCTTCAACGGCCTGTCTCTAGAGTCCCCCGACGGAGATCCCCAGCACCAGGACTTCCACCCCCTGTCTGTGGGGCAGGACAGGGACACTGAGGAGGACCCCTCGCCGCCTCCGGCCCCTGGCCCTGGGGATaaggacagtagtagttataaacGGCCCCAGCCAGAAGAGCTGTCGGCTCAAGACTTCCTGCACAGACTGGACTTGCAGATTAAACAGTCAAAGCAGGCAGCACGCAGGCTCAAAGAAGAGGAAGTGAG GACGTGTTCGCCCGCTAAGATAAAACCAATCAGCTTGGGGTAG
- the lysmd2 gene encoding lysM and putative peptidoglycan-binding domain-containing protein 2 isoform X1: protein MAEYSPVLPMRDGGARFGIGQPIFPRSRSGSESDSELSQSLARTKIRSYGSTASVAASLGEKYIEHRVTDSDTLQGIALKYEVTMEQIKRTNKLFSNDCIFLRNTLNIPVVSENSPFNGLSLESPDGDPQHQDFHPLSVGQDRDTEEDPSPPPAPGPGDKDSSSYKRPQPEELSAQDFLHRLDLQIKQSKQAARRLKEEEVRDSEEEYTLPVSSYQEI from the exons ATGGCGGAGTACTCGCCTGTCCTGCCGATGAGGGATGGTGGAGCGAGGTTTGGTATCGGACAGCCCATCTTTCCCCGGTCCCGGTCCGGTTCAGAATCCGATAGTGAACTGTCTCAGAGTCTGGCCCGAACCAAGATCCGGTCTTACGGGAGTACGGCTAGCGTCGCGGCTTCTCTCGGCGAGAAATACATAGAGCATCGGGTCACAGACAGCGACACTTTGCAGGGCATAGCCCTCAAATACGAAGTAACG ATGGAGCAGATCAAGAGGACTAACAAGCTGTTCAGTAACGACTGTATCTTCCTGCGTAACACCCTCAACATCCCTGTGGTCTCAGAGAACTCTCCCTTCAACGGCCTGTCTCTAGAGTCCCCCGACGGAGATCCCCAGCACCAGGACTTCCACCCCCTGTCTGTGGGGCAGGACAGGGACACTGAGGAGGACCCCTCGCCGCCTCCGGCCCCTGGCCCTGGGGATaaggacagtagtagttataaacGGCCCCAGCCAGAAGAGCTGTCGGCTCAAGACTTCCTGCACAGACTGGACTTGCAGATTAAACAGTCAAAGCAGGCAGCACGCAGGCTCAAAGAAGAGGAAGTGAG